From Paenibacillus physcomitrellae, the proteins below share one genomic window:
- the murB gene encoding UDP-N-acetylmuramate dehydrogenase has product MGMRKFMFDLENQIPRNKIKYNEPLRNHTFIRLGGEADILVQPTTNEEIQTVIDIARRNNVPLTILGKGSNTIIKDKGIRGITLSLSHFNQIEVKGCEIKAQSGADIIAVSRAALDHTLTGLEFACGIPGSVGGALYMNAGAYGGQVSDVLQSAHVLTRGGELLNLSGEEMELGYRKSIFRSDRYIILDAVFRLEEGDQASISAKMNELTLARESKQPLEYPSCGSVFKRPEGHFAGKLIQDCQLQGTRIGGAEVSTKHAGFIVNVDNATAQDYLDLIEHIQQKVREKFDVELETEVITLGE; this is encoded by the coding sequence TTGGGAATGCGCAAGTTTATGTTCGATTTAGAGAATCAAATACCGCGTAACAAGATCAAATACAATGAACCATTAAGAAACCATACTTTTATCCGATTGGGCGGCGAAGCGGATATTCTTGTCCAGCCTACCACCAATGAAGAAATTCAAACGGTTATCGATATTGCTAGACGAAATAACGTGCCTTTAACGATTCTGGGCAAAGGCTCGAATACGATTATTAAAGACAAAGGAATCCGCGGAATTACCTTGTCGCTCAGTCATTTTAATCAAATCGAAGTGAAGGGCTGTGAAATCAAGGCACAAAGCGGAGCCGATATTATCGCTGTGTCGAGAGCTGCGCTGGACCACACTTTGACCGGGCTGGAGTTTGCCTGCGGAATTCCGGGCAGCGTAGGGGGAGCATTGTATATGAATGCGGGCGCCTACGGCGGACAGGTATCTGATGTGCTGCAGAGCGCTCATGTGCTTACTCGAGGCGGAGAGCTTCTGAATTTGTCCGGTGAGGAGATGGAGCTGGGTTATCGGAAAAGTATTTTCCGCAGCGACCGCTATATTATTCTGGATGCGGTATTCCGGCTTGAAGAAGGGGACCAGGCGAGCATCTCGGCCAAAATGAATGAGCTGACCTTGGCCAGAGAGTCCAAGCAGCCCTTGGAATATCCTTCGTGCGGCAGCGTGTTTAAACGGCCTGAAGGGCATTTTGCCGGAAAGCTGATTCAGGATTGTCAGCTGCAGGGAACCCGGATTGGCGGAGCTGAGGTGTCCACCAAACATGCCGGTTTTATCGTTAATGTCGATAATGCTACCGCTCAGGATTACCTGGATTTGATCGAACACATCCAGCAGAAGGTTCGGGAGAAGTTTGATGTTGAACTGGAGACCGAGGTAATTACCTTGGGTGAATAA